A stretch of Myxococcus hansupus DNA encodes these proteins:
- a CDS encoding serine/threonine-protein kinase has protein sequence MTHPSQTQVGPYRLLHSLGSGGMGQVFAAVHESVGNQVALKVMSPSAAADPQRVARFLQEARALSRLEHPGVVRILHFDRVEGTAYLAMEHLQGLSLRQWMQAQPRIPLESALAICGQIAATMVDVHAEDIVHRDLKPENIFLCPDSTLALGHRIKLLDFGIAKVPSGQADLLATQVHTHEATFIGTFRYMAPEQCRSAAKVDGAADVYALGVLFFELLAGRPPFDEDEPVLVIAAHQYEEPPSLKQLVPSVPAALATFISDMLEKEPAARPDMKRCRALFERAWAQELDVCPVPGLAPFTEAHAELFFGRQEESRALLQRLEEARLGSQRWVQLEGPSGVGKSSLIQAALLPGLRELPADAEPRWLIATLRPSDTPLRHLAEALSTAYVAVGTVKPLDDIEALLRSGSVALHDFVTAHTPTAYRLLLVIEPLEELFTLGSAELETVDALLAAALAAPETPLRLFTSLRSDFIHRLEQMPSLPHHLHAAARFPLLPMGDEALAQVVHGVARRARLRLSAGLAERMVQDVRSETGRLPLLGHTLQSLWTLSGGAPLTHEHYDRLGGVGGALALQAESLLKSLGEEGTKRAKWLLLALVQVGRGTADTRRPRSRRDILMAAGGDTLAEEVLYRLSGIPSGPSTPGLPGLRLVVLTGEVNPSLQRVELVHETLLHQFPPLAAWLAQERVLLERQLDLEGVANAWEQARRPREGLPTGTLLDHYRRGFDIPDPRDAPALSPRARDFLLAAERLSRQRIRIRRFLLGMAALAGLAILFYAVRAEQERQHAEANLLRLVAAADNISEDADWNLSRLAHTLELRLKMLRRLNVSLTSLPTSDKARYPVRLATIHVAHRMGDIAYYDGTLAEAESRLTEALRTIRSGLADRPSDEDLLWELALNDSKLGKVAMARGQWALAGDRLMASQQYMEEQPAEGDTAVDTRRSLAVSLSERAELEWAQGHLGNAAELFDRAISLHEMNWGPYDEALLAVVLAQRSEVAIEAGDFDVAERLIPRTVLIAERCVSVRGGEQFFRWAQGRSLVAEGGLHLRKRRLMEAVASYGKARELGRELLDGEPPNKRFALMYAHALRGSEDVSRIQGRDVEGQSFRQERCTLVNRFLEQDPEDIRFRALACENHHP, from the coding sequence ATGACGCATCCATCTCAAACCCAGGTCGGTCCCTACCGGTTGCTGCATTCGCTTGGCAGTGGCGGAATGGGGCAAGTCTTCGCGGCGGTCCACGAGAGCGTGGGCAACCAGGTGGCATTGAAGGTGATGTCCCCCTCCGCGGCGGCGGACCCGCAGCGCGTCGCACGCTTTCTCCAAGAAGCGCGGGCCCTTTCTCGGCTGGAGCATCCTGGCGTCGTTCGAATCCTCCACTTCGATCGTGTCGAGGGCACGGCGTATCTGGCCATGGAGCACTTGCAAGGACTGTCGCTCAGGCAGTGGATGCAAGCTCAGCCCCGCATTCCTTTGGAATCTGCCCTGGCCATCTGCGGACAAATCGCCGCCACGATGGTGGACGTCCACGCCGAGGACATCGTCCACCGCGACTTGAAGCCAGAGAACATCTTCCTGTGCCCGGACTCCACGCTGGCGTTGGGGCATCGAATCAAATTGCTCGACTTCGGTATCGCGAAGGTCCCGAGCGGGCAGGCGGACCTGCTGGCCACGCAGGTTCATACGCACGAAGCCACGTTCATCGGGACGTTCCGTTACATGGCACCGGAGCAGTGTCGTAGCGCCGCGAAGGTCGACGGTGCCGCGGATGTCTACGCTTTGGGCGTCCTCTTCTTCGAGTTGCTCGCGGGTCGGCCTCCCTTCGATGAGGACGAGCCCGTGCTGGTCATCGCCGCGCATCAGTACGAAGAGCCCCCGTCCTTGAAGCAGCTTGTGCCGTCCGTGCCCGCGGCACTCGCCACGTTCATCTCGGACATGCTGGAGAAGGAGCCCGCGGCGCGTCCCGACATGAAGCGGTGCCGCGCCCTGTTCGAACGCGCCTGGGCGCAAGAGCTGGATGTCTGCCCCGTACCCGGACTGGCTCCCTTCACGGAGGCGCACGCGGAGCTGTTCTTCGGCCGGCAAGAAGAGTCCCGCGCGCTGCTCCAGCGGTTGGAAGAGGCCCGCCTGGGTTCTCAACGCTGGGTGCAGTTGGAGGGGCCCAGCGGTGTGGGAAAGTCCTCGCTCATCCAGGCCGCGTTGCTACCAGGATTGAGGGAACTGCCTGCTGATGCGGAGCCGCGCTGGCTCATCGCCACGTTGCGTCCCTCGGACACGCCGCTCCGTCATCTCGCGGAGGCGCTCTCCACTGCCTATGTGGCTGTCGGCACCGTCAAGCCGCTTGATGACATCGAGGCGCTCCTCCGAAGTGGTTCTGTCGCTCTCCATGACTTCGTCACGGCGCATACGCCCACGGCGTACCGCCTGCTCCTGGTCATCGAACCGCTGGAGGAGTTGTTCACGCTGGGCAGCGCGGAGTTGGAGACAGTGGATGCGTTGCTCGCGGCCGCGCTGGCGGCCCCGGAGACGCCGCTGCGGCTGTTCACGAGCCTTCGCAGTGACTTCATCCACCGGCTCGAACAGATGCCCTCGCTGCCGCACCACCTCCATGCCGCGGCCCGTTTCCCGTTGCTGCCCATGGGCGACGAGGCCCTCGCGCAGGTGGTCCATGGGGTGGCGAGGCGCGCGAGGCTCCGGCTCAGCGCGGGTCTCGCCGAGCGCATGGTGCAGGACGTCCGGAGCGAGACGGGCCGTCTCCCATTGCTGGGGCATACCTTGCAGAGCCTATGGACGCTCAGTGGCGGCGCGCCGCTGACGCATGAGCACTACGATCGGTTGGGCGGCGTTGGGGGAGCGCTGGCTCTCCAGGCGGAGTCGTTGTTGAAGAGCCTGGGAGAGGAAGGCACGAAGCGGGCGAAGTGGCTCCTCCTGGCGTTGGTTCAGGTGGGGCGCGGCACGGCGGATACCCGCCGCCCTCGTTCCCGTCGAGACATCCTCATGGCGGCGGGAGGCGACACCCTGGCCGAAGAGGTGCTCTACCGTTTGTCTGGCATCCCGTCGGGGCCGTCCACGCCAGGGTTGCCGGGCCTCCGGCTGGTGGTGCTCACGGGAGAGGTCAATCCGTCGCTCCAGCGCGTGGAGTTGGTGCATGAGACCTTGCTGCACCAGTTTCCACCGCTGGCTGCCTGGTTGGCCCAGGAGCGCGTCCTGTTGGAGCGGCAGTTGGATTTGGAAGGCGTGGCGAATGCGTGGGAGCAGGCGCGCCGACCGCGGGAGGGTCTGCCCACTGGGACGCTGCTGGACCACTACAGACGCGGATTCGATATCCCGGACCCACGGGACGCACCCGCCCTCAGCCCTCGCGCGCGGGACTTCCTGCTGGCGGCGGAGCGGCTCTCCCGTCAGCGCATCCGCATCAGGCGGTTCCTCTTGGGCATGGCGGCACTCGCGGGCCTGGCGATTCTCTTCTACGCGGTTCGCGCCGAGCAGGAGCGGCAACACGCGGAGGCCAATCTGCTGCGCCTGGTCGCGGCAGCGGACAACATCTCCGAGGACGCGGATTGGAACCTGAGCAGGTTGGCCCACACGCTCGAACTTCGGCTCAAGATGCTCCGGAGGCTGAACGTGTCCCTGACCTCATTGCCCACGTCCGATAAGGCGCGGTATCCCGTTCGTCTGGCCACCATTCACGTCGCGCACAGGATGGGGGACATCGCCTACTACGATGGCACCCTGGCCGAAGCCGAGAGCCGGTTGACCGAGGCGCTTCGTACGATTCGTTCAGGGCTTGCCGACCGGCCGTCCGACGAGGATCTGCTATGGGAACTCGCGCTGAACGACTCCAAGTTGGGCAAGGTCGCCATGGCGCGGGGGCAATGGGCCCTGGCAGGTGATCGCCTGATGGCGTCCCAGCAGTACATGGAGGAACAGCCCGCGGAGGGAGACACCGCTGTCGATACTCGGCGAAGTCTCGCGGTGAGTCTGTCGGAGCGCGCGGAACTTGAATGGGCGCAGGGACATCTGGGCAATGCCGCCGAACTGTTCGATCGTGCCATTTCGCTGCACGAGATGAATTGGGGGCCCTACGACGAGGCGTTACTCGCGGTGGTGCTCGCGCAGCGGAGCGAGGTCGCCATCGAGGCGGGAGATTTCGACGTGGCGGAGCGGCTCATCCCCAGAACGGTCTTGATTGCGGAGCGATGTGTTTCTGTTCGCGGCGGTGAGCAGTTCTTTCGCTGGGCGCAGGGGCGAAGCCTGGTGGCGGAGGGCGGGCTGCACCTCAGGAAGCGTCGCCTGATGGAGGCGGTGGCGAGTTACGGCAAGGCTCGGGAGTTGGGGAGGGAGTTGCTCGACGGCGAACCCCCCAATAAACGGTTCGCGCTGATGTATGCCCATGCGCTCCGGGGAAGCGAGGACGTGTCGCGCATCCAGGGCCGGGATGTAGAGGGGCAGTCGTTTCGCCAGGAACGGTGTACGCTGGTGAATCGTTTCCTGGAACAGGATCCGGAAGACATTCGCTTCCGTGCCCTGGCATGTGAGAACCACCATCCGTAA
- a CDS encoding RNA polymerase sigma factor — translation MIPQSHEETAFEDLLQRARAGEQEAMDALFRRSWKALERHASKSPALGLQGATRPSDIFQDSALRAFEKLASFRGNSEGEWVTWLKQVVFSQSIDIVRVEAGQAKYVPGGRVPEGEASESLPSQERTPSQVTAHHEDWHRLLSKFTLLTPDQQKAISLFWFDELSVEEAAQRMGKSHTSVSSLLQRGMSTLRREMRSDASSSQDDAEVSAALAAYFRKRGAGASPDMEAFIAEYPSCADGLRDALNSVLRLRALKPATRS, via the coding sequence ATGATTCCGCAATCCCATGAGGAAACAGCATTCGAGGATTTGCTCCAGCGGGCACGTGCTGGAGAGCAGGAGGCCATGGACGCTTTGTTCCGCCGGAGTTGGAAGGCATTGGAGCGGCATGCATCCAAGAGTCCCGCGCTGGGGCTCCAGGGAGCCACCCGCCCGTCGGACATCTTCCAGGACTCCGCGCTGCGCGCCTTCGAGAAGTTGGCGTCCTTTCGTGGCAACTCCGAGGGAGAGTGGGTCACCTGGCTCAAGCAGGTCGTCTTCTCTCAGTCCATCGACATTGTCCGCGTGGAGGCGGGACAGGCGAAATATGTTCCTGGGGGGCGGGTGCCGGAGGGAGAGGCGTCCGAGTCCCTTCCCTCGCAGGAGCGGACGCCAAGCCAGGTCACCGCCCATCATGAGGACTGGCACAGATTGCTGTCGAAGTTCACGCTCCTGACGCCGGACCAACAGAAGGCCATCTCGCTCTTCTGGTTCGACGAACTCTCCGTGGAAGAAGCTGCTCAGCGAATGGGAAAGTCGCATACCTCCGTGTCATCGCTGTTGCAGCGAGGGATGAGCACCCTGCGGCGGGAGATGCGGAGTGATGCGAGTTCCAGCCAGGACGACGCAGAGGTGAGCGCCGCATTGGCCGCGTACTTCCGCAAGCGGGGTGCGGGCGCGTCCCCGGACATGGAAGCCTTCATCGCGGAGTATCCCTCATGCGCGGACGGGCTGCGGGATGCCTTGAACAGTGTGCTGCGGCTGCGCGCGCTCAAGCCCGCCACCCGTTCTTGA
- a CDS encoding serine/threonine-protein kinase — translation MLPQGTQAGAYRIERKADTGGTSDVYEGRDASGGPVAIKVLATRWCVHAEMVARFLQEAQSLLSLRHPHLVQGLAVGLIEEKHPYLVLEWLPRSLEQGLAAEGGQFKDDDCARIVHQLAGALSLLHENGWVHRDLKPANVLLACEGPGRVDVRLSDLGLAKRLSGPEAPDSGLPLSTAEESFLGSRHYMAPEQWVSAKRVGPAVDVYALGVLWFQMLAGRLPFPSEAEHELMFQHVTARPPTELLEAVASGTTVEMVARMLDKVAGRRPPLSDVLALTSGTR, via the coding sequence ATGTTGCCTCAAGGAACTCAGGCAGGGGCGTACCGCATCGAACGCAAGGCCGATACGGGGGGAACGAGTGATGTCTATGAGGGCCGCGACGCCAGCGGAGGCCCCGTCGCCATCAAGGTGCTCGCGACCCGGTGGTGTGTCCATGCGGAGATGGTGGCGCGCTTTCTCCAGGAGGCGCAGTCGCTGCTGTCCTTGAGGCATCCGCATCTGGTGCAGGGACTCGCGGTGGGGCTCATCGAAGAGAAGCACCCCTACCTCGTCCTGGAGTGGTTGCCGAGGAGTCTGGAACAAGGGCTCGCCGCAGAGGGAGGCCAATTCAAGGATGATGATTGCGCGCGCATCGTTCACCAACTCGCGGGGGCTTTGTCCCTGCTTCATGAGAATGGGTGGGTTCACCGCGACCTGAAGCCCGCCAACGTGTTGCTCGCCTGCGAGGGCCCGGGCAGGGTGGATGTTCGGCTGTCGGACCTTGGGCTCGCCAAGCGGCTCTCCGGGCCCGAGGCGCCGGACTCCGGCTTGCCGCTGTCGACCGCTGAAGAGTCCTTTTTGGGAAGCCGGCACTACATGGCGCCCGAGCAGTGGGTGAGCGCCAAGCGGGTGGGACCGGCGGTGGACGTCTACGCCCTGGGTGTCCTCTGGTTCCAGATGCTCGCGGGCAGACTCCCGTTTCCCAGCGAAGCCGAGCATGAGCTGATGTTCCAGCATGTCACGGCGCGGCCCCCTACGGAGTTGTTGGAGGCCGTCGCATCCGGGACGACTGTCGAGATGGTCGCGCGGATGCTCGACAAGGTCGCGGGGCGGCGGCCCCCTCTCTCAGACGTCCTCGCGCTGACCTCCGGCACGCGCTGA
- a CDS encoding nucleotidyltransferase domain-containing protein: MLSVGEALERFISSLELTEGQRDEVSRQHTLVREELSRRLAGCETSFLSGSYSRSTAIRPLHDIDIFTVVGRASSTPPETPDAALKRVRQALHEAWPNKELPILQQHSVHLEFTKSGIEFDVVPAYQHLSQELFLIPEGNTGRWIHTNPRIHKGLSTDANELAGKKFKPLIKAVKHWNRQHGSSPLRSFHLEVMGYEAFSQAPVGYLEGLHTLFAFMAGRVDRPVPDPAGLGGKVDARMTLGQRMAARNAFQGAARTVRLALSERDSNPERAHLRLRELFGETYRYR; encoded by the coding sequence GTGTTGAGTGTGGGTGAGGCACTGGAGCGGTTCATCAGTTCGCTGGAGCTGACGGAGGGGCAGCGGGACGAGGTCAGCAGGCAGCACACCTTGGTCCGTGAGGAGCTGAGCCGGAGGCTCGCCGGCTGTGAGACGTCGTTCCTATCGGGGTCCTATAGCCGGAGCACCGCCATCCGGCCGCTGCATGACATCGACATCTTCACTGTGGTGGGGCGGGCATCGTCTACTCCTCCGGAGACGCCGGATGCGGCGCTCAAGCGGGTGCGTCAGGCCCTTCACGAGGCCTGGCCCAATAAGGAACTGCCCATTCTGCAACAGCACTCGGTGCATCTGGAGTTCACGAAGTCCGGCATCGAGTTCGACGTGGTTCCCGCCTATCAGCACCTCAGTCAGGAACTCTTCCTCATCCCGGAGGGGAATACCGGGCGGTGGATTCATACCAACCCACGGATTCACAAGGGGCTGAGTACCGATGCGAACGAGCTGGCGGGCAAGAAGTTCAAGCCGCTCATCAAAGCTGTGAAGCACTGGAACCGCCAGCACGGCTCCAGTCCCTTGCGGTCATTTCACCTGGAGGTGATGGGCTACGAAGCCTTCTCCCAAGCTCCGGTGGGTTATCTGGAGGGGCTGCACACGCTCTTCGCATTCATGGCGGGCCGCGTGGACCGGCCAGTCCCCGACCCCGCGGGGCTGGGAGGCAAGGTCGACGCGCGGATGACGCTTGGGCAGCGGATGGCCGCGAGGAACGCGTTCCAGGGCGCGGCCAGGACGGTGCGGCTGGCGCTGAGTGAGCGCGATTCCAATCCGGAGCGCGCCCATCTCCGGCTTCGGGAGCTCTTCGGCGAGACGTATCGCTATCGCTGA
- a CDS encoding SAVED domain-containing protein gives MRSEDIPITPRTRALIVRYEQDRPVIEATARDTLIRYGLEGDRDVDSVVLHPHDPARAARSLPGQEWSESFDEHERFAAALLEREAELRIDHLPVHIFGCAPLALMLELASRLPRRPVCVYQQAQDGSWSLGYDRMIAPATEDFFQVEGLPSGRQGGRGHVLLVVEVTRAIRDNVRSKVSAWLPEASLLTTVCLRPVAGPSTTAVQNPGQVARAAVQFREVLDRLHELLDGAESVVLAIDAPGSFAAALGTVVNPTTQHPLTLLHFNADRQVYDRVHVIRARRVVAPRVPTADDKLAATQVLRAVQRVHTELVAWLKEPAQQPFVEHIDGQAYLRSEIEDDPAFERTPLFRHGAGKWKLDWELLLGLGALRERLQSQDDWKECLRLFLIHEAFHVRQGGLTSYSYRGIGRAGFVLEAADYDADAVGVEVALAWRKAKQGGTVKDVGQVKTLESIVWNSLEILRVFEPVRPVRELAERRLRRYLIWLFHACRFSVLAVRSPDAEVRDELERVTVELVGLPAFRDPHESYFQQRVRLSLEDSREEVMLAIYFRHRLVRMDNHRAWVEDLLQSLRDWEASSREELQDRVRLLFERLFERHPELLAARRTDAR, from the coding sequence ATGCGGAGCGAGGACATCCCCATCACCCCGAGGACCCGCGCGCTCATCGTGCGCTACGAGCAGGACCGGCCCGTCATCGAGGCCACTGCGCGGGACACCCTGATTCGGTACGGCCTGGAGGGCGACCGCGACGTCGACTCCGTCGTCTTGCATCCGCATGACCCGGCCCGGGCTGCTCGGAGCCTTCCGGGGCAAGAGTGGAGCGAGTCCTTCGATGAGCACGAGCGTTTCGCGGCGGCCCTGCTCGAGCGGGAGGCGGAACTGCGCATCGACCACCTCCCCGTGCATATCTTCGGCTGCGCGCCCCTGGCGTTGATGCTCGAGCTGGCGTCGCGACTGCCTCGCCGGCCCGTTTGTGTCTATCAGCAGGCGCAGGATGGCTCCTGGTCGCTGGGGTATGACCGGATGATCGCTCCCGCGACGGAGGACTTCTTCCAGGTGGAAGGGCTCCCGTCGGGGCGTCAGGGCGGAAGGGGACATGTCCTGCTGGTCGTCGAGGTGACGCGCGCCATTCGGGACAACGTCCGGTCCAAGGTGTCGGCGTGGCTGCCCGAGGCGTCCCTCCTGACGACGGTCTGCCTCCGTCCCGTGGCGGGGCCATCCACGACCGCGGTCCAGAACCCAGGGCAGGTGGCTCGCGCGGCGGTGCAGTTCCGGGAGGTGCTCGACAGGCTGCATGAGCTGCTGGATGGCGCCGAGTCCGTGGTCCTGGCCATCGACGCGCCGGGCAGCTTCGCGGCGGCGCTGGGCACGGTCGTCAATCCGACCACGCAGCATCCCTTGACGCTCCTACACTTCAACGCGGACCGGCAGGTCTATGACCGGGTGCATGTCATCCGCGCCCGTCGCGTCGTGGCGCCCCGCGTGCCCACCGCGGACGACAAGCTCGCGGCCACGCAGGTGCTCCGAGCGGTTCAACGGGTCCACACGGAGCTGGTCGCCTGGCTCAAGGAGCCTGCGCAGCAGCCCTTCGTCGAGCACATCGATGGGCAAGCCTACCTGCGAAGTGAAATCGAGGACGACCCTGCCTTCGAGAGAACGCCACTCTTCCGTCACGGCGCCGGGAAGTGGAAGTTGGATTGGGAGTTGCTGTTGGGGTTGGGGGCGCTGCGAGAGCGGCTTCAGTCGCAGGACGACTGGAAGGAGTGCCTGCGGCTGTTCCTCATCCACGAGGCCTTCCATGTCCGTCAGGGCGGGCTGACCTCGTACAGCTACCGGGGCATCGGCAGGGCGGGCTTCGTGCTGGAGGCCGCTGACTACGACGCGGATGCCGTGGGCGTCGAGGTGGCGCTGGCGTGGCGCAAGGCCAAGCAGGGCGGCACCGTGAAGGACGTGGGGCAGGTGAAGACGCTCGAGTCCATCGTCTGGAACTCGCTGGAGATTCTGCGGGTCTTCGAGCCCGTGCGCCCCGTGCGGGAGCTCGCCGAGCGGAGGTTGCGCCGTTACCTCATCTGGCTCTTCCATGCGTGCCGGTTCTCCGTGCTCGCGGTGCGTTCACCGGACGCCGAGGTGCGGGATGAGCTGGAGCGGGTGACGGTGGAGTTGGTGGGGCTGCCTGCCTTCAGGGACCCCCACGAGAGCTACTTCCAGCAACGGGTCCGGTTGTCTCTGGAGGACAGCCGCGAGGAGGTGATGCTGGCCATCTACTTCCGGCACCGGCTGGTTCGCATGGACAACCACCGTGCGTGGGTCGAGGACCTGCTCCAGTCGCTCCGGGACTGGGAGGCGTCTTCGCGTGAAGAGCTCCAGGACCGCGTGCGGTTGCTCTTTGAGCGCCTCTTCGAGAGGCACCCGGAGTTGCTCGCCGCCCGGCGGACGGACGCGCGGTAG
- a CDS encoding RAMP superfamily CRISPR-associated protein translates to MKTVTPILGGGVVARSLELPTVDIIRVPTLRGHLRFWWRALYGHAFAARGPAGAEALAREERQLWGGMGGAKTQDDDDAGARRSQVELRVLEVRPAGEDTGKIDLGALPSYALWPARNGKGEADLPRWKPGLRFTLEVIAPQGEVMAQVRNAVRAWILFGGYGSRVRRGCGAVCLEPSTPDIAQWLPASADRASLRRLFGDLPLFSPELAERPGDMPLLRGAHLFRGDVSASQRDGEKVWLSALGWLRDFRQGTQPTSSGNTEELGVARNPGEGKRAGRSNWPEADKVRRFARAARHDRRAGNAYPDVHAPRKQHSATPAWPRSGFGLPIVFHFQQKRREGGDYLPKEPEDVQLQWERQVGNQWESMDRLASPLIVKALPLADGRFEPIALWLERGSPKGGQVVMTQFKDADPRTRVSFAHAFRASDDQPLFKPLQRADNLRDAFFLWLKETRKAQEA, encoded by the coding sequence TTGAAGACCGTCACGCCCATTCTGGGGGGCGGCGTCGTGGCGCGGAGCCTCGAGCTTCCCACCGTGGACATCATCCGGGTCCCCACCTTGCGCGGACACCTGCGCTTCTGGTGGCGCGCGCTCTACGGCCACGCTTTCGCCGCGCGTGGCCCCGCTGGAGCGGAGGCGTTGGCGCGCGAGGAACGCCAGCTCTGGGGCGGCATGGGAGGGGCGAAGACACAGGACGACGATGACGCCGGTGCCCGTCGCTCACAGGTGGAGCTCCGGGTGCTGGAGGTGCGTCCCGCCGGGGAGGACACGGGGAAGATCGACCTTGGCGCCTTGCCCTCCTATGCGCTGTGGCCCGCTCGGAACGGGAAGGGCGAAGCAGACCTTCCTCGCTGGAAGCCAGGCCTTCGCTTCACGCTGGAAGTCATCGCTCCCCAGGGGGAGGTCATGGCCCAGGTTCGCAACGCGGTGCGTGCCTGGATTCTGTTCGGCGGGTACGGCTCGCGCGTGCGTCGCGGCTGCGGCGCTGTGTGTCTGGAGCCCTCGACGCCCGATATCGCCCAATGGCTCCCGGCTTCGGCGGACCGGGCCTCGCTGCGTCGGCTCTTTGGGGACCTGCCGCTCTTCTCCCCTGAACTGGCGGAACGCCCGGGTGACATGCCCCTGCTTCGGGGAGCGCACCTCTTCCGAGGGGATGTGAGCGCGAGCCAACGTGACGGCGAGAAGGTCTGGCTGTCCGCGTTGGGATGGCTGCGTGATTTCCGTCAGGGCACTCAGCCCACGTCCTCGGGCAACACCGAGGAGCTGGGCGTGGCGAGGAACCCAGGCGAGGGAAAGCGCGCGGGACGCTCCAACTGGCCCGAGGCCGACAAGGTTCGCCGCTTCGCCAGAGCGGCCCGTCATGACAGGCGGGCAGGCAATGCCTATCCAGACGTTCACGCGCCACGCAAGCAACACTCCGCGACGCCAGCATGGCCGCGCTCCGGCTTCGGGCTGCCCATCGTCTTTCACTTCCAGCAGAAGCGGCGAGAAGGAGGCGATTACCTCCCCAAGGAGCCCGAGGACGTACAGCTCCAGTGGGAGCGGCAGGTGGGGAACCAGTGGGAGTCGATGGACCGGCTCGCGTCGCCGCTCATCGTCAAGGCGTTGCCGCTCGCGGATGGTCGCTTCGAGCCCATCGCACTGTGGTTGGAGCGAGGCTCGCCCAAGGGCGGCCAAGTCGTGATGACGCAGTTCAAGGACGCCGACCCGCGCACGCGCGTGTCCTTCGCGCACGCGTTTCGCGCCAGCGACGACCAACCCCTCTTCAAGCCACTCCAGCGCGCGGACAACCTGCGCGACGCCTTCTTCCTGTGGCTGAAGGAAACCCGCAAGGCCCAGGAGGCGTGA